The DNA region TAACATTTTATTTGACAGTATTTCCTATATGTGATATATTTATAACACAAAAAGTTATAAATAGTTAACTTTTATAAATTATTAAGGAGGTCCTATCATGAAAAACTATAAAAATTCAGCTTTACTTGGAGTTCCAATTACCATGATTATTTTGGGTGTTGCCACTCCCACCAGTAACCCTTGGTGGATAAAACCATTGATTCTGACCATTACTATTATCTTACAACTCATTCTTTTGTCCATTCTCTTCCGAATTCAACCAAACCAAAGGCAGCAAGCATATTTTGGACTGACTGAAAAACTGTATACTTGTACCCTATTAACTACCATGGGAATCTATACCAAAGGAATTTGGGCAATCACACCAGATACCAACCCTGCTTGGCTCAAACATCTTTTTCTTGGGCTCAGTCTCCTGATCCTAGTTGGCTTCTTCCTCTACTTCGCCATCAAGAAAGTCGACGAAAAGGCTGATGATCGTTTCTACATCAACCTAGCCAAGGCAGCTTCTTTGACCCTGATTTTGGTACTGTCAAGTCTGATGGTTCTTAGTATCATTACCTTCTTCATGCCATTTAGCCTGAATGCTGGCATGGTCCTCATCTATGGAGCCACTATGATTTTCATCTTTGACATCGGTTTCTGGATTTTTGAAAAGCGTGGTGGGTGATTGGTATGGTAAAGATTGAAACCAACCTCAAAGAATGGCGAAAGAAAAAGAAAATAAGCCAACAAGAACTGGCTCAAGAAATTGGTGTGCGACGAGAAACGATTGTCCATTTGGAGAACAATCGTTATAATCCTTCTCTCGAAATGGCCCTCAGAATTGCGGAAGTCTTCGGTTGTCGGGTTGAGGAAATCTTTCAACTCAAAAAGAAAGAAGAGCCGAGATGAACAAGGTATTTATTTGCCCATTCTGTGATTTTTCAAATGCTATTCTATGCAAACAACCACATGGTTATGCTAGTATCACTCGTGCAGAAAAGAAGGTAGCCTTTAACGGTCAAATTCTCTATCATGAGATTTGCAAAGAATGTGGCACAGTTGTTCGGTCCTTTATTGAAAATCCTGAAAAATTGTAAAAGATACAATCTCCCTGATTTCACTCTGGGAGATTGTTTTCCATTCCAACTACATCAACATCCTAGACGCAAATTTTCCCTTCTGCAATTATGAGTGCTAAAAGAAGCAGAAAAACTCCCTACCGGAAAGTAGAGAGTTTTCTTTTTGTCTGATTATAATTGTTATTTCTGGGAACTCAATCGAATTAAGCTTCGATTTCTGTAACCATACCTGAACCAACAGTACGTCCACCTTCACGGATAGAGAAAGTAGTACCTTGTTCAACAGCGATTGGGTGAATCAATTCAACGTCGATAGTTACGTTATCACCAGGCATTACCATTTCAGTACCTTCTGGCAATTTGATTGAACCAGTTACGTCAGTTGTACGGAAGTAGAACTGTGGACGGTAGTTGTCGAAGAATGGAGTGTGACGTCCACCTTCTTCTTTAGTAAGGATATAAACTTCACCTTTGAATTTAGTGTGTGGGTTGATTGAACCTGGTTTAGAGATAACTTGACCACGTTCGATTTCGTCACGTTGAACACCACGAAGAAGCACACCAACGTTATCGCCGGCAAGACCTTCATCAAGTTGTTTACGGAACATCTCAACACCAGTAACAACTGCTTTAGATTTTTCTTCTTGAAGACCAACGATTTCGATTTCGTCGTTGACACGAACAGTACCACGGTCAATACGTCCTGAAGCTACAGTACCGCGACCAGTGATTGAGAATACGTCTTCGACTGGAAGAAGCAATGGCTTGTCAGTATCACGTTCTGGTTCTGGAATGTACTCATCAACAGTGTTCATCAATTCCATAACGATGTCTTCGTACTTAGCGTCACCTTCAAGAGCTTTAAGAGCTGAACCTTGGATAACTGGAAGATCATCACCTGGGAAGTCGTATTCTGAAAGAAGGTCACGGATTTCCATTTCAACCAACTCAAGCAATTCTTCATCGTCAACCAAGTCAACTTTGTTCATGAAGACGATAAGGTGTTTAACGCCAACCTGACGTGAAAGAAGGATGTGCTCACGAGTTTGTGGCATTGGACCGTCAGTTGAAGCTACTACCAAGATCGCACCATCCATTTGGGCAGCACCAGTGATCATGTTTTTAACGTAGTCCGCGTGTCCTGGAGCGTCGATGTGAGCATAGTGACGTTTTTCAGTTTCGTACTCAACGTGTGCAGTGTTGATAGTGATACCACGTTCGCGTTCTTCTGGAGCAGCATCGATAGACGCATAGTCTTTAGGTTGGTTAACTGATGAAGGCAAGCGACGTGCCAATACAGTTGTGATAGCTGCAGTCAAAGTAGTTTTACCGTGGTCAACGTGTCCAATTGTACCAATGTTAACGTGTGGTTTACTACGATCGTATTTTTCTTTTGCCATTTTGGTAAAAGCCTCCAATAAAATATATTTTATAGATAGACAGTAGGCAATACAGTCTAACTTTACCTTACTATTCTATCAAATTGTAGCAGAATTGCAAGCATTTTCTATCGTTTTTTAATTTATCCATGTTCTACGAGGGCTACCCCCTTGGACATGAGATTTTTCTCTTGTCCATTTTCAATCAGACCATTGGCTAGGCAGACAAGGCAGCCATCGGGAAGACTGACCTGTTCTTTCCCTTGGTTAAAGTAGAGAGTAATGGACTTGTCTTCGTTAGTGTAGGTCATCCTTAATAGCCGTTCTTCAGTTGACTCCAAGGAGAATTTTCCATTCTGAATGATCGTTTGGTAGGTTTGTCGCAAATGGATGAGCTTTGTCACAAAAGCCAGCAACTCCTCATCTTGCTGTTCTTTTTTCCACGGCATAACCTTCCTACAATCTGGATCCTCTCCACCAGATAGTCCCACTTCTGTCCCGTAGTAGATACAAGGGCTTCCTACTTGAAAGAAGAGGGCAACTAAAGCCGCTTTGATCGCATTCTTATCTCCTTTAGCAGTCGTACTAATTCGCTCTGTATCATGCGAATCCAGTAGATTAAAGAGAACTTCTCTCACCTGCTGACGATAGGTAAACCGTTGGCTATTCAGCGAAGCTATAAATTCTTTGTCTGTTAACTCTCCCGTTAAGAAAAATGATTTTATTGCGCTAGCTAGTGGATAGTTCATAACGGAGTGGTGCTCATCTCCCACTAGCCACGATTGGGCACTGTGCCAGATTTCCCCAAGAATGAATAAGTCTGGCTTGATGGACAAAACCGTTTTTCTAAATTCCTTCCAAAATTGATGGTCAATTTCATTGGCAACATCCAATCGCCAAGCATCAATATCACATTCTTCTATCCAAAAGCGAGCAATATCCAGAAGATAGGCCTTTACCTCTGGATGTGCAGTATTTAGCTTGGGCATTTCCTTTTGAAAAGCAAAGGTCTGGTAGTTTACACATTCTTGTCCGTTCTTTTCTTCCACCAACGGAAAACGATCAATATGAAACCAATCGCGATAGATTGAATGTTCCCCTTTTTCGAGTACATCCTGCCATTGTTTAGACTGGTAACCAATATGGTTGAAGACAGCGTCCAGCATGACTCTCATCCCACGCTGATGAGCTTTGGAAACCAATTGTTTCAACTCTTCGTTCGTGCCAAATTGAGGATCGATCTGGTAATAATCGCTCGTGTCATACTTATGATTACTGGGCGCTTTAAAAATCGGACAGAGGTATAGACCTGTGATGCCTAAATCTTGTAAATAGTCCAGATGCTCGATAATCCCTGCTAAATCTCCACCAAAAAAATCATTTGGACTTGGTGCTAGGTCTGGATTCCACTCTCTAAACGTCTGCTTTGCTTCCGATGCCTTTCCTCTAGCAAAACGGTCTGGAAAAATTTGATACCAAACTGTTCCTGAAACCCATGCAGGAACCTGACATCTGTCCAACTCATGCAAATAAGGAAGTTTGAAGCCGTTCATGAATGAATGGAGTTTCTCTTCTGAAGCAGCTAGAGGGCCGCCTTCGCCATAGAGGAGTCTCTGTCCATCCCTACCGATTAGCTCAAAGATATATTGTAATCTACCAAAGTCCGTCTTAAGCTCTACTTGCCAGTAGTCAAACAGGTTATCGCTAGCGACTTTTTCCATTTCTGCTTGGTATTGGTATCCTTGTTGGTAGAAAATAAAAGGATCTCCATGGTGGACACATATTGAGGTGACATCTTGAAACTTGGTTCGAAATCGAAGATGGATCTGATTCTCCTTGTATAGATAAGCATACTCTGAATCGGGACGATGGTAAAGAGCTGTTCGTTCTGTCATCTATTGCTACCTCCTAACCCATCCATTTTATCATTCTTTCACTTGTTGCGCAAACGCTTTCCTCTCTTATTCCAGCAGCTAATTTCATAGAAAAAAGCTGACCACTGCCAGCTTTTTCCTCTGTGCATCACCTATGATACGGTTGTTTTGGAGTAGAAGATCCAATACTAGATGCATATATCCATTCTGCATTTTCAAGTTGGGCAAAATCCTCTGCCTGACCTGTCAAAATAACTCCCGCAAACTCCATTTTATCAATGTCTGATTGTTTGGTAAAGTCTGTGTGACCAAACTTGTCTAAAAAAGCTTGAAGATCATTGGATAACTTGTAATCTCCAATAGACATTTTGTATTTCCCTACCAATTCTTTCATAGGTGTCAAAGCATTTCGTTCTCTTATTTCCTGTGGAGATGTATCATCTAGCTTTACAACCTGCAGCGCTTCTGCTCTCAGTCCAAATAACTGATCAATACGATCAGGCGCTTCTTGCTTAGATTGTGTACCAATCCAATACCAATTTTGCTGCAAATTTTTTGGAAGCATTTTCTGCAAATCGGCATAGCTATATCTCTTGTTAAAAGTAATCGCTACTTCTACTAGCTGATTGGGCATATCTTTAACCATCGCCAATTCTTTACTTGGAGAGTTGGCCGTGTTATCTCTGTTTGAAACATCGGTATTGAAAAATAGTGGCAATTTTGTCCAGGTTTGCCGATCATACGCACCCCCTTTTTTATAAGAAGCACCGTCCTGCGAAGGATCGTGATAGCTTCCCATCCAATCATAGTGATATTCATAATCACCAAATGCCACAGGAATCCCTGCTAAATTTTTATGGCGATCAGCATGAACAGCCCCTGCAAACATACCAGTAGCCTTGTAGTAGTAGGTCGAATATTCGATATTTGGGTAAGCAACTTGAGTCAATAATTCATGTTCTTTATAGACTGTATTAGCATGATTAGCTGTTAACAGTTGTAAGGTTCTTATGCCGATTCCTGTCACTACCAATACTCCTATAATGGATAAACCTACCACTTTTATCAACTGTTTCTTCTTGCTTCTCTTTGCTGCAATTTCAAAAGTTTTCATCATCATAACCTTTCTTTTTCAATAATTTTGCTAGTTGTTTTCGCCCTCGATAGAGGTTGATTTTAACAAGACTCTGGCTATTTCCTAAGATATGAGCAATTTCTTGGACACTCATCTCCTGAAAATAGAATAGGTCAATGACAAGTTGGTACTTGTCTGGTAATTCTGCTACTGCCTGATAAAGGTCTTCATACCCCTCATGGTCGTACTGAACCATGGCTTGCTTACTGAAAAATTCTTTCTGTAGTAACTCATGGTAGCGTTTGTCTCTCCTGTATTTATCAATATAGGCTCTGACTGCTGAACGATAGAGCCAGGCTCGTAGTTTTTCAAAAGGAAGAACAATATCAGATTCTAGAATTTTGACCAGCACATCCTGAGCAATATCCTGACTATCTGCAAGTGTGGCGCCTGATTTTTGCAAGTAGTAGGAAATTTCCTCAGCAATGCCGATAATTTCTTTTTCATATTCATCCAGCTTGATGATAATCTCCTCCTTTCATAAATATAACGAAAGAAAATTCATTTGGTTACACTACTATTATAACTTTTTATCCTTCAAAAATAGACGAGAGCAAAGCCAAACATTCTCCCACTAGATTCCAATATCCATCTAACAGGCTGAAACTCTTCCACCGAATATACATCGTTTGAATCTTTTAGTGATAATCAGCTTGTAAAAAAACAACCTCCTAAGAAGTTGTTTGTAATGATATTAAAAAGAAACGAAAAAATAACAATGAAGATAGCTTCAGAGACCTTTGAAGCTTGGAGAACCACCAAATTAACAAAGGATAGTTTTAATTTTCATATTGGGTATTAACCTGAGTTTCGTAGACCTGTTGCTACACCGTTGATAGTGATATGGATTAGACTTTCTTGTTCCTTACTGAGTTCCCCACGACGAAGGCGACGAATCAGTTCAATCTGGATATAGTTAAGAATATTGAAGTAAGGCATACGATAATCAAGACTTGCTTTCAAGAAGGGCAGATCTGCCAAGAGTTCTTCATTTTGTTCAATTGCTAAAATAACCTCTTTTGTCAGTTGCCACTCATCTAAAATGATATAAAAGATATTTCGTACATCTTCACTTTCGCACATTTTAGCGTATTCAAGGGCAATATTCATATTTGACTTGGACAAGACCATATCCACATTTGATAGTAAGGAACGGAAAAACGGCCATGACTCATACATTTTCTGTAGCTTAGCTAAGTTATCCGATCCCTTATCGATAAAGCGTTTAAAGCTGGAGCCGACACCATACCATCCCGGCAACATGACACGGTTTTGCGACCAAGAAAAGACCCAAGGAATAGCGCGCAGTCCACCAATTTCCGTAATGGTTTTGCGTGCTGCTGGTCGTGAACCAATATTGAGACTGGACACTTCTCGGATTGGGCTTGCCGCAAAGAAATAGTCATAGAAGTGTGGATTATTAAAAACAAGTTCACGATAGATCTGGTAACTATCTAATACAATTTCATCCATAGTTTCTCGGTAACCATCAATTTCATTTGAATCCGTAATCATTTGAGTCACCATGCGATCAAGTGTCGCAGATACTAGCATTTCCAAATTGTAGTAAGCTGCATCTTTATTTCCATACTTATTTCCAATAACTTCACCTTGTTCTGTCAAACGAAGGCGGTCTTTAATAGAACCGAATGGTTGAGAGGTGATTGCATCATAAGAAGGACCACCGCCGCGACCAACTGTGCCGCCACGACCATGGAAAAAGGTAATATTAACACCGTATTCTTGACCAATCTTTGTCAATTCATTTTGTGCTTTGTAGAGGGTCCAACCCGATGATAGATAACCACCATCCTTGTTGGAATCCGAATAACCTAGCATGATTTCCTGATAATGTTTATTGCCTGCAATCCAGCGTTTGGCCAGATCAAGTTGCAGATATTGATGCATGGTGTCCGGCGCATTGTCCAAGTCCTCAATGGTTTCAAATAGTGGAACAATCTGCACACGAGCCTTATCCGTATCCACCAGTCCTACCTCCTTGAGCAAGACTGCTAATTCCAACAAATCAGACACACTCTCTGAGTGGGAAATGATGTGCTGCTTGATGATTTCCTCACCAAGTTTGTCTTTTAACTCACGAGCTGTAGTAAAGATGGCCAATTCTTTTTCCAGTTGCTCCGACTTGGGCACATGGGTTGCAGAAAGAATACGGGGATCTGTCTCCAACTGCTTCAAAAGGACATGACACTTGGCTTCCTCTGACAAACTTGAATAGTCTTCAACAATGCGAGCTGAAGCTAGTAGCTCCGCAACGCTTGCTTCGTGGATGGAAGAATCCTGACGCATATCAATGCTAGCTAGATAGAAACCAAATGCTTCAACAGCTTCCAGTAACTCCGTAAAATCACCTTTTAAAAGAGCTGCTGTTTTGTTTTCGATCAAAGACTGTTTGATAGCGAACAGGTCTGCCTTGAACTCTGCAACGTTAGCATAACGAACCTCGGAAGGTTTGCTATGAATTAAATAATCTCTTGTATTGGCTAACTTCATCTGAATATAATGAAAAGCCCGGCGATAGGGTTCATTCTCGCGATAAACCGAACTATCTTCTGACAAATCTGCGAGCATCTTGACAGCCGCTGATACATTGACAATAGAGGTCGAAAGCGAAAAA from Streptococcus ruminantium includes:
- a CDS encoding membrane protein, yielding MKNYKNSALLGVPITMIILGVATPTSNPWWIKPLILTITIILQLILLSILFRIQPNQRQQAYFGLTEKLYTCTLLTTMGIYTKGIWAITPDTNPAWLKHLFLGLSLLILVGFFLYFAIKKVDEKADDRFYINLAKAASLTLILVLSSLMVLSIITFFMPFSLNAGMVLIYGATMIFIFDIGFWIFEKRGG
- a CDS encoding helix-turn-helix transcriptional regulator, which codes for MVKIETNLKEWRKKKKISQQELAQEIGVRRETIVHLENNRYNPSLEMALRIAEVFGCRVEEIFQLKKKEEPR
- the tuf gene encoding elongation factor Tu, giving the protein MAKEKYDRSKPHVNIGTIGHVDHGKTTLTAAITTVLARRLPSSVNQPKDYASIDAAPEERERGITINTAHVEYETEKRHYAHIDAPGHADYVKNMITGAAQMDGAILVVASTDGPMPQTREHILLSRQVGVKHLIVFMNKVDLVDDEELLELVEMEIRDLLSEYDFPGDDLPVIQGSALKALEGDAKYEDIVMELMNTVDEYIPEPERDTDKPLLLPVEDVFSITGRGTVASGRIDRGTVRVNDEIEIVGLQEEKSKAVVTGVEMFRKQLDEGLAGDNVGVLLRGVQRDEIERGQVISKPGSINPHTKFKGEVYILTKEEGGRHTPFFDNYRPQFYFRTTDVTGSIKLPEGTEMVMPGDNVTIDVELIHPIAVEQGTTFSIREGGRTVGSGMVTEIEA
- a CDS encoding glycoside hydrolase family 13 protein → MTERTALYHRPDSEYAYLYKENQIHLRFRTKFQDVTSICVHHGDPFIFYQQGYQYQAEMEKVASDNLFDYWQVELKTDFGRLQYIFELIGRDGQRLLYGEGGPLAASEEKLHSFMNGFKLPYLHELDRCQVPAWVSGTVWYQIFPDRFARGKASEAKQTFREWNPDLAPSPNDFFGGDLAGIIEHLDYLQDLGITGLYLCPIFKAPSNHKYDTSDYYQIDPQFGTNEELKQLVSKAHQRGMRVMLDAVFNHIGYQSKQWQDVLEKGEHSIYRDWFHIDRFPLVEEKNGQECVNYQTFAFQKEMPKLNTAHPEVKAYLLDIARFWIEECDIDAWRLDVANEIDHQFWKEFRKTVLSIKPDLFILGEIWHSAQSWLVGDEHHSVMNYPLASAIKSFFLTGELTDKEFIASLNSQRFTYRQQVREVLFNLLDSHDTERISTTAKGDKNAIKAALVALFFQVGSPCIYYGTEVGLSGGEDPDCRKVMPWKKEQQDEELLAFVTKLIHLRQTYQTIIQNGKFSLESTEERLLRMTYTNEDKSITLYFNQGKEQVSLPDGCLVCLANGLIENGQEKNLMSKGVALVEHG
- a CDS encoding anti sigma factor C-terminal domain-containing protein, with the translated sequence MMMKTFEIAAKRSKKKQLIKVVGLSIIGVLVVTGIGIRTLQLLTANHANTVYKEHELLTQVAYPNIEYSTYYYKATGMFAGAVHADRHKNLAGIPVAFGDYEYHYDWMGSYHDPSQDGASYKKGGAYDRQTWTKLPLFFNTDVSNRDNTANSPSKELAMVKDMPNQLVEVAITFNKRYSYADLQKMLPKNLQQNWYWIGTQSKQEAPDRIDQLFGLRAEALQVVKLDDTSPQEIRERNALTPMKELVGKYKMSIGDYKLSNDLQAFLDKFGHTDFTKQSDIDKMEFAGVILTGQAEDFAQLENAEWIYASSIGSSTPKQPYHR
- a CDS encoding RNA polymerase sigma factor — translated: MIIKLDEYEKEIIGIAEEISYYLQKSGATLADSQDIAQDVLVKILESDIVLPFEKLRAWLYRSAVRAYIDKYRRDKRYHELLQKEFFSKQAMVQYDHEGYEDLYQAVAELPDKYQLVIDLFYFQEMSVQEIAHILGNSQSLVKINLYRGRKQLAKLLKKKGYDDENF
- the ppc gene encoding phosphoenolpyruvate carboxylase, with amino-acid sequence MIIPKLENCNNKEIIQEEVTILTSILEEVAAQMMPAETFTKILELSQLSHRDDYRALIEIIGQLNNEELAVISRYFAVLPLLINISEDVDLAYEINHQNNIEQDYLGKISTTIDLVSQKENAAEILEKLNVVPVLTAHPTQVQRQSMLDLTKHIHELLRRYRDVKKGLLNKSKWEDELRCYIEIIMQTDMIREKKLKVTNEITNVMDYYNSSFIKAVTKLQREYKRLAAEKGIVLNNPRPITMGMWIGGDRDGNPFVTAETLKLSALTQCEVIMNYYDEQLYKLYRNFSLSTSIVNVSAAVKMLADLSEDSSVYRENEPYRRAFHYIQMKLANTRDYLIHSKPSEVRYANVAEFKADLFAIKQSLIENKTAALLKGDFTELLEAVEAFGFYLASIDMRQDSSIHEASVAELLASARIVEDYSSLSEEAKCHVLLKQLETDPRILSATHVPKSEQLEKELAIFTTARELKDKLGEEIIKQHIISHSESVSDLLELAVLLKEVGLVDTDKARVQIVPLFETIEDLDNAPDTMHQYLQLDLAKRWIAGNKHYQEIMLGYSDSNKDGGYLSSGWTLYKAQNELTKIGQEYGVNITFFHGRGGTVGRGGGPSYDAITSQPFGSIKDRLRLTEQGEVIGNKYGNKDAAYYNLEMLVSATLDRMVTQMITDSNEIDGYRETMDEIVLDSYQIYRELVFNNPHFYDYFFAASPIREVSSLNIGSRPAARKTITEIGGLRAIPWVFSWSQNRVMLPGWYGVGSSFKRFIDKGSDNLAKLQKMYESWPFFRSLLSNVDMVLSKSNMNIALEYAKMCESEDVRNIFYIILDEWQLTKEVILAIEQNEELLADLPFLKASLDYRMPYFNILNYIQIELIRRLRRGELSKEQESLIHITINGVATGLRNSG